The genomic stretch GTTCAAGGTTTACACCTGACTTAATATTATAATAATAAAGATAGATGCAATCAAGTGTAAGGATAGGTTCTGATTGCTTCTTTGTTGCATAGGCTGAGGAATGCTTACAAAAAGAGAAAGAGCGAGTGGCGCATTACTTGCATTCTACAACTGAACCAAAGTTGCTACTGGTTTGTATCAGTTATCATATTATTATTGTGTTGTTGCTAATTGTATGTTtgttaagtcattatggagaattTTTTTTGCAACTGAAGTTTATCCTTTTAACCCCATTGGTCACAGGAAACTTTGTCAGAGCTCATAAGTAAGCGCGCCGAACAAATTCTGAACAAGGAGAACTCTGGATGCAGGGTGCTGCTTTTAGACGGAAAGGTTTGATTGGAAACTTATTTACGCCTTCCATTCTTCAAACGTGTAAATGGATATATTAaaagttgctgcccatcttatttTGCTGTAGACTGAGGATCTGTCAAGGATGTATAGACTCTTTTCTAAGATGGACGGCGGTCTGTCTCAAGTAGCACAAATATTTAAGGAGGTATTGAATAAATGCCTCACCATATGCTTAAATGCTTTGAACCCATAAAATAACTGTATCTGATCAATATGCTTACTTCTATGTAGCATATCAATGAAGAGGGCATGTCCTTGATAAAACATGTAACTGATGCTGCCAACAGCAGAAAGGTGAATCATCTATGTATCCCCCCTCTGTTCTGTATCATATTTGTGTTAGACCTTGATTTCGTCTGCATATTCATGTTCTTGTGTAGAAATGTGCAACAACCGTGCTGTAAATACTCAAGACTTAGTTGTTTTTGTTTCAAGGATGAGTGTGAGGACTCTTAATACATCACTTGAATAGTGTATAAAGGAATTTCGATGTTCCGAATCTCATTTAGATTATTATAAATGACATTATTAGATTATTAAATATATTCCATAATACTCTTGGTCTGAACTGTTATTAAAATATTAGTGGATTATCAAATATCATTCCATAATTAATCTTCATAATGTGGTTAGTATTTGTTTCAAGATTCAGTATATTTAGCTTGGACATGTTTGACAGCTTTACTGTTAAATTGCCATCTCATATGCCAATTAAACGAAATATCATTCCATAATTAATCTTCATAATGCGGTGAGTATTTGTTTCAAGATTCAGTATATTTAGCTTGGACATGTTTGACCGCTTTACTGTTAAATTGCCATCTCATATGCCAATTAAAAGATCTAGCTGATTAGCAGTTTAGCATGCATTGTACGTACGTGGAAATTTTCGTTGTTCATCGTGCACAAGGTTTTCCTTTCTATATAGAACTACTTTTAGTGAGAAGTCACATGATGCACAACATTTATCTAACCAATTTAGACAATTTTTTCACTGGGTATGTACAGACTGAGAGGAAGGAAGTAGCAGGTTCGCAGGAGCAGGTCAGTGTTTGATATAGCTTCGCTGTTCACTAGCTTCTGGTGCTTTTTTGCTGTTATTCCTAATGGTTTATTGCTGATTTTAGGATTTTGTCCGGAAAGCCATCGAGCTCCACCAGAAACATCTAACATATATCACCAACTGTTTCCAAAACCAGACAGCATTTCACAAGGTTCGGTAGTTCAATATTTCTAATACTccatccgatccataataagtgccaCACTTATTATAGATCGGCAGGGATTATCATACTCTTCTCATTTCAACTTAATTTCCTGCCTAAACCAGAGCTAATGTGTTTGCCACACTATATCTGTGCTCAGGCTCTTAAGGAGGCGTTTGAACTTTTCTGCAACAAAGATGTTGCTGGTTGCAGTAGTGCTGAATCGCTTGCAGCATTCTGTGATAACATCTTACGGAAAGGTGGAAGTGAAAAGCTAAGTGATGAAGCTGTAGAAGAGACCCTTGATAAGGTACTATCGCTGCGATTCTGTTCCTCCCAAATTTCCAATTTGTTCTGCTTAATTCTGAAACTCTACTCTCCCCAGGTTGTGAACATTCTCACATACATCAGCGATAAGGATCTCTTTGTTGAGTTTCACAGGTTCGTAATTTTCTATTGGTTGGAGTGTTGCATTAACTATGTAATATGATTCTGAAGATTGAAATCTACCCGAAAAAAAAATGTGTTGCAGGAAAAAGCTTGGAAAGAGATTACTCTTTGATAGGAGTGCCAATAACGAACAAGAGCTAAGCCTTCTTTCGAAGCTAAAGCAGTACTTTGGGGGACAGTTTACTTCAAAAATGGAGGGAATGCTCACTGATATTGCAACTGCAAGAGAGCGTCAGACAAAGTTTGAAGCATACATGGACCCTTGGCCAGAATCATGTCCTAGGGTGGACTTGAGTGTTACCGTTCTGACAACAGGATTTTGGCCAAGTTACAAAACCTTTAATATAAACCTTCCTACAGAAATGGTATGTGCACTGATTTAATATATAATTATATATTTTCTATACCAGCTAGAGTCTGAACTCCGTACTGATAATGGTCTTAACTGTCCAAACTATGTAAATGACTTGATTTACATTGTGATGTCATACTTTTTCCTAGCTAGCCCATGTACTGGATCCTTCTAACTTTATTTCCACGGTTTCAGATCAAATGTGTGGAGCTTTACAAGAACTTCTATAACGAGAACCAGAAACACAGAAAGCTTAATTGGATCTATTCCATGGGAAGTTGCAACATCGTTGCAAGGTTTGAGGCAAGACCTGTCGAGCTGATTGTCACTACATATCAGGTAGGATCTATATTCTTGAAGTAGAACCTCTCGTAGCTTCTTTTAGAGCATATTATTACTTTTCCTAACCTTTCCTTGTTTTGGCCAGGCTGCACTTCTGCTTCTGTTCAACGAAGCTGATCGACTAAGTTACTCTGACATTGTGACGCAACTAAACCTTCCTGATGACGACGCTGTGCGCCTGCTCCATTCACTCTCGTGTGCCAAGTACAAGATTCTTGACAAAGAGCCAAGTAACCGAACAATTTCTCCAAGTGACATGTTTCAGTTCAACGACAAATTCACTGACAAGATGCGGAGGATAAAGGTGCATTTCCTAATTTCAGTTTCCCGGGTTTGTTTCTTGCTGTTGCTCTGGTCCTTTGGAGTTTGTGACATCAATGTGGTTGTGTGCAGGTACCCCTTCCTCCAACTGACGACAAGAAAAAGGTTATCGAGGATGTGAACAAGGACAGGAGGTTCTCAATCGATGCAAGCATTGTGCGCATTATGAAGAGCCGCAAGGTCATGACCCATCAGCAGCTCGTAACAGAATGCGTCGAGCAGCTCAGCCGCATGTTCAAGGTTCTTTGATGAAATTAACTCTCCCTCTAGTGAATTCAGCTTTGTGCAGTTGTCTGTTGTGCTTTGATACTAATAAATGTTTAATTTTCTGTGCTGCAGCCTGATATCAAGATCATAAAGAGGAGGATTGAGGATCTTATCAGCAGGGAATACTTGGAACGTGACCTGGAGACGGCCAACACCTACAGATACCTGGCTTGATTGCGGCTGGAGGGCGGGATGCTTTTCAAGGATTTCGACAATCGTCTCTTCTGTTGGCATCTTATTGCCCTGCCGAGTCAGGCCTGTCTTGTACATTCTTGGGGACAAGAGAACAACCATAGGAACAATAGCAAATATGGGTAGCTGGAGGCTTTACCTCCAACTAGTTAAAAAATTGCGTTGCCACGTAAAATTGTCCAGTTTCTTTTCTCGTTGGATATTGTGTAAATGATTGGTTCACGTGCTACTTGATACCTTGTTCTGAGACATGTGAAAAATTCGTGGGTATCGATCAAGCAGTGTGCATGTTTTCACTGATTTCCAGCCACAGGCCACTCAACCCGTACATGATGAACTAATCAAGTCCCAATATGAAATTTATGGCAAATGTGCAAATCCTCCTATGAATTTCACCAATTTGCAAAGTTCTCTCTGCATCTGCGGCGACAGCATCCTCGCACGTCTTTGGTTCCTCGTCGAGGTTGTCGGACCCGCCACTGTGAGGCACCGAGGTTTCCCTTGCACCGAGGTTTCCCTTGCAGCCAGCAAAGGTCGCTGGCAAAGGCCTGAACCTCTGCTAAGCACCACCGCGTGCTCCCTCGTCGTCGTCCGCCTCCACTGCCGACCCAACCCCGGCCCAACTCTAGCCGGGGCTGCCCCCTCTGTCCAGGCGCGCCGCCGTCTTCAAATTCTTTTGAATTCTAATTATCCGGGTGTATTGTGGCGATTCTTTTGAGTACTATATCTAGAAATCCCCGTCGATTCCTCATTGGCACCTTTTCGAACACAACTGATGCATTCCAAAATAACTCTGATTCTAACATCTTTCCCCTTTGCCATGAACCTCCTTTTCTTTTTGGACGCACGGCGTCTCAtttcctaagggcatctccaatcaCGGCTACCAAAACACGCTACGTGTTGGGCGTTGGTTTTAGATCGTTTGggtggacacgcggacagcgtcccgcgtccgcgtgtccgtttggatcgGGCGCTGCGCCCAATGCAGCGGCCACCATTTGGCCTATTTTCCATACTTATAAATAATAtctaaaaaatatagaaaaatatctaaaaaatatagaataatatcaaataataatatagaataatatcaaataaaatgtagCATGATCAAGAAACGAAATGTACCATAGTTTttgaacaaatataaaaattacaaattgagattgtcaactcaatttgtACGCTCTAGGATCTCCTTCCGCCTCTTCTCGAACGAAGCTCTCTTCACCTCATTCATGGTGGTCAAGTCGGTGTTCATGATCATGTTGTCCTCGGCTTGCCGTTTCAGCTCAACTTCCTTCTCCTTCAACTCCACATCTTTAGCCCTTGCCGTTGCTATGAGCTCCAATTCTTTATCTTTGAGCTCAATTTCCCTAGCCTTCGTCTTGGCCTTCACtttttcaatctcaagcttcctcttttggacatcgaagtagttcttccagtcctcttccttcttccggcgcctcctctcatccctcttgtccgtggacacctctttgTCAGCATACATCTCTTTCAAGGTGTCGACCAATTGCATGGCCGAAACATCAcgttgttgcctaccaaaacccaccggcgagcagcgacgggcaacacggagagccggaggctcccaggactgctggtggatcctggtccctcgggcaacggcccgcaatgctccggcacacgtcccggctgatgcaagggcgtgccacctgacctatacctggtagaaggtgatggattgcttcgattagtttcctgcatggcaaacacgtaaacattaaatacgagccccgatcggctcttaggttgccctgtggatcggctcaaagagccgattgccccatggttcacgttggatctacaatgacatggggatcctgctttatcaatataaagttaaaccaatctacgatagcctagggttttcaccgcataaccggaacatcctacgcgtaattgagcctagaagATAcgcaagatgatggaaaaccagccctaaagaggcctaaaaaccaacatgaagttgatccccggaacaatccctctagggcttagtaaaccataccttacgcgctaccggatcgttcaacccgtttgtaaggcctaaccatgcggatatcaaaccaatccttgaagtacaaggaacaactataacggatcggatctactaaacaaagaacaagcaagatgctgcccttacacctaagataggtgtaagggcagctagatattgaggggtaacgtagctaaacaagcatatcatgaaggtatcgacgtcagccccaaaacatctacgataagggtgttgctcaccatcaaaaaggcttcagcacgagcaacaccaacaacgaataaactgatactgcctagatcgcaagatgcgatctaggcagcatgttgcttacccgggagaaaccctcgaaacaaggggtggcgatgtgcctagattggtttgttgtgaacgtgatcgtcctcctttctcaataaccctaggtacatatttatagtccgtggactttctatcttaggaataaacctagtcgtgtacgactaaactttatctcttaattctaaatctaccataatatacagatacacgggcaatctagcccaaattatcGCACAAGGCCGTGccagagacacttcatatgcatgtcctctaagcctttcttcgatcacggcccatctccggacttggttaaaatctggtgataacacatgcccccctggttttgataatgataatttcaaaaccactctgttttttctttgtagggtcacgtcgtggcagagcagaatcgtcgcagtatcctttcatcataatgccttgccttctcaacttccctgcatgatttgacagttttggcaccatgtcctcggaaaccgccacagcattaaatctccactatatcccctttatttaaccgcgttgagcaactcgcttcttcatccctcTGTTCAGCACTAGccatcgaaaagccctcctctacaccatggactcatcctcctcctctgcttcatcggctctctctttccagtcctcttcctcgagtgagccgaTACCGGAGTACAACCAGACGGAGgcgtacaataggcgcgctcccgagcattgggatgagagagactgggatttcgacttcgtgccagatggcccacccctgatcgtcgtcgggtcagatgatgacttgcccctgaccgacggggaggacgacctccggttcctcatcgacggggaactggaggcggagagtgaggatgacctcttctcctggggtgacttcacctcctccgacgaagaggaggaagaggaggatgacacctcctccgacgagccgccggcgaagcgcttccgcgccgggtcggatgacgacgacgacgacgaggaggaggaagaagctcctgccgagggctacggcagcagcgacgaagagctcgccagcagcagcgcgATGGCGGctacgacggcgatgacgagggcagcgacgacccttagattagggactagtagtataggactagtagtagcaaattgctcttcttttgttcttcctttcctgagcaatcggctcttctctgtaagaaatccccttttaatcaatgaagaaggattccatgcttaattcttccaattatcaaaagaaatcaatgctcaaagagccgatggcaacgcatcggtccgtaCTAAAAACGCCAAGCAAGGCCAGTTCCAAAATCCGAATGGTGACCTGATACTTGCTTGTGACAGTTGTTCCTCtttagtcgatggctacgcatcggcttttagttctaaagtcgatgacagtgcatcggctgtgctttgcatataattttttttactggccgatttcatgcatcggcccccatatttcactgtccatcatcccacatactcgggaaatatttcttgagatgctgaccattgacagccactggaaacttcgcaccactcagctcctcgagcatgtatgcattgccctttaggacttggtcgactctgtacggcccgtgccaatttggagaccatttaccatacaccttgtccttagtccccaatggcaatacagcttcccataccagatcaccaacgtggaactccttcggcttcaccttcttattatatgcacgagctaccttggctttgttctctttaattttctcaagagaccaaagtctaagttccgtcagatcctcgacgCTATCACTCATTAGAGTTGCGTATTCTtccgttgttaagtcattctgaaacgtgacacgtctcgacccagccgtgatctcccagggtaacacggcttcttgtccatagaccagatggtatggcgaggtttttatcgctccatgacatgacatgcgataagcccacagagcttctgacaatacctcgtgccaacgtctagggtgctcatcaactttcctcttgatcagcttaataaggctctggttggacgcttcagcttgcccatttgcttgagcatagtatggggacgatcggatcaacttaattcccatgtcctcgcagaactctctaaaactcgcgagaaacgaaaatcGAACCTCCATCggccgtgatagtctggggaatcccaaatctgtgaatgacatgctctttcacaaaattgataacatcggccgatgctactgacttcataggaacggcctccacccatttagtaaaataatctgtgatggccaaaatccacacatggcctttgctcgatggaggattgattttgccgatcatatccataccccaacctcggaatggccaaggcttgatgatggggttcattgctgatgcaggtgccatctgaatcttcccaaacttctgacatgcttgacaccctttatagtaattaaaacagtcctccaaagcatggtgggccaataaaaccccgatcgcctgatcaaccatttcatcttatgagccgattgatgagttccacaggcgccttcgtgtacctcgtgtaagagccgatttgactcggctggccctaaacatctgagaagtaatccttccaatgtcctgtagaacatgtcatctccaataaggacatacttcatggccttgtaccttatccgtttaggtgccccccgagccgaatctttcaagtaattgaagatatcggctctccagtcatccggttccatgaactgtacctggacatcggctccatctactatgtccttgtagcctgacgccatctgtgcgagatcgtttgcctcgatattctgcgacctcgggacccagcttgaagtttatgtacctaaattgtgccatcagctcacggcattgcatccataatgggaagagcgactcgctctcacatttatattcgtccgtgagctgggaaatcaccaactttgagtctccaaaaagttccaccgcttcgccccggcttcaataagcaactccatccccttacgtatcgcttcgtactcagcaacattgttggtgcaaggggtagatagcctgatggagaaggagtaggttgccccccggggcgacacgagtagaatgccgatgccgcaaccatcatcgcaaaccgatccatcgaaaaacatggcccatgcatgtacagacagtgctgctatatcagtgttgattcgttcagcaataagatcggccaacgcctatCCTTTGACTgcgttcgcaggttgataccggagatccaattccgataatgcaaacatccacttaccgagtcggcctttcaacataggagccgacagcatgtgtttgatgacgtctgatttgcagatgatgacgatttatgctgtcagaaagatgtgacgaagcttggtgcaggtaaaaaataggcagaggcgcaacttctcgatctcagggtacctagtctctgcatccaacatccttctgctgaggtagaaagcgactctttccataccatcatagatttgcaccaccaccgaggcgatggaagtgtcgcctatcgacaggtaaatatagaatggcctgtcttgccggggcggaaccaacacgggtggcttcgttagatattctttaatctcatcaaacgctcgctgttgctcgccTCCATGAAACTCCtgatcaggtttgatttttaccaatcccatgaacggctcaattcgccctgacagattagagatgaaccttctgacgaagttgattttgccgatgagactttggagttccttctttgtggtaggtggcttcattgttcgtactgcctcttgacttttcaggccaatctcaattccacgttcatgtactaggaagcccaggaattgaccggccgtcacaccaaaagcacacttctttggattcattcttagtccgaactttctagttcggtccaggatgcgtcgcaaatcctccagtgtccctccactgagacagacttgaccaccacgtcatcaatgtagatctccaccaacttgccgatcagatcatgaaagatgtaattcatggctcgttggtacgttgcgccggcatttttcagcccaaatgtcatgactacatactcaaacaagcccaccgaacctggtactctgaatgcagtcttgtgtatatcttctggagccatgaaaatttggttgtaaccggcatttccatccatgaagcttaaaaccttatgcccagcagctgcattgatcaatgtttcggctaccggcatagggtactcatccttcggagtggctctgttgagatcgcgaaaatctatggcgacgcgccatcggccgtcctttttctctacaggtacgatactagatatccactcagcgtacctgcatgtcctgatgaacccggcgcttaacatcttctcgatctctttcttgacttcttctaaaatttcggccttcatttgtcatgctcgctgctggaacggccgaaatcctttcttaagaggtagccgatgctcaatgatgctcctgtctagcccgggcatctctgtataatcccaggcaaaacaatctgggtattctttcaacaaagctatcatcaggcccctcagatgcggatctaactttttgctgataaatgttggtcgtggcttatccccaggaccaatgtcaatctcttctagttcatcagccgacgtaaacccataccctagctttccgtcgcctgttagatcgacgctgaacacaggcagaacgtatggcgaggataattttggccgattgctggaatcggcctccttgttgattgtattgttcaatgaaggtttacaacttatatgtgctcccttacaggagggagtcttcctaccacgactacgtgacatgcttgaggtgagatcctcgctttttattttttggggccgatcgcagggatcggccttgccacgtatgtcgatggatgttgctcttgctactctaccaggccggtggataagaccagcctcaccccgttttttgtcacttcgatgcgatcacagccgtccaaactgactccagagagcggctcttggtcttccgagtcccatatattcatgccggctatcgagacctcgatcgagtcatctgcatgcacgacttccacgtcatctccatcccattgtatcaggcattggtgcattgtagatggaatgcaacagttggcgtgaatccaatccctccctagcaggacatcgtaggtgctcttgctgtcgacgatgaagaacgttgttgggatcgtctttcggcctacggttagatccacgttcagaacgccttgcgtccctgatgcttggccgttgaagtcgtttagtgtgacgttggtcttgatcagatctgcgctggagcgtcccaaacgccgtagcatggaatatggcattatattgactgccgctcccgtgtcaaccaacatcttgccgacaggctgcccattgatataaccttttaggtacagggccttcatatgtttgtagcccttctctcgtggcttttcaaagatgactggccatggaccgcagtcaaactgtgctatcggcacttctttggTTCCTGGAGCAcggaactccgacggaagtatgaacaccatgtttgtgccagccgatgcactcgcatcggcttttacttgcttggggcacCATACTTTCTtttgtggacgactctcctcgtccaaagtttgctgaatcttcacggccagatcgggccgcgcttttctcaacgtgtgcaagtattgcgcttcggcttgctccaagctacgtagccgctgaactctacgtttttgggagtggctgagtccatcgcaggcaccaccttggccggtggtacctgtcttcttcttcctcttccgactcctcaaagtcttcatcttgagatgactcagcctcGTTTGTtccgtggtgggagaggccctagacgcttgaaactgAAACTTCTCCGCGCGTCCCTCTTCCGCCGTCTACACTCCGGCAGCTTGTCGatcgtgggcaatcggctcattcccgaatcccaacgagtgcttgaagaaaggacagtcccaggtgtctatccatgtcctcctgctctcttgacctccccttagcgcggtgttcatgtccttcgtcgtctctatcata from Lolium rigidum isolate FL_2022 chromosome 4, APGP_CSIRO_Lrig_0.1, whole genome shotgun sequence encodes the following:
- the LOC124650115 gene encoding cullin-1-like, which translates into the protein MEPTPVELETGWRDMDAGVARLKRILHGVDGVSFSSQEYIHLYTTIFNMCTQKPPHDYSKQLYERYKKTLEDYIKSTVLPSMKEKHGQFLLRELVQRWKNHKVMVRWLSRFFHYLDRYYVSRKLLLPLRELGTTCFHDLVFSELKTTLATIIIDMVDHERDGQLIDRALVKDVLDIYVEIGRGSMAVYEQDFEEAFCKGTADYYSKKAQTWMLEDSCAEYMFKAEECLQKEKERVAHYLHSTTEPKLLLETLSELISKRAEQILNKENSGCRVLLLDGKTEDLSRMYRLFSKMDGGLSQVAQIFKEHINEEGMSLIKHVTDAANSRKTERKEVAGSQEQDFVRKAIELHQKHLTYITNCFQNQTAFHKALKEAFELFCNKDVAGCSSAESLAAFCDNILRKGGSEKLSDEAVEETLDKVVNILTYISDKDLFVEFHRKKLGKRLLFDRSANNEQELSLLSKLKQYFGGQFTSKMEGMLTDIATARERQTKFEAYMDPWPESCPRVDLSVTVLTTGFWPSYKTFNINLPTEMIKCVELYKNFYNENQKHRKLNWIYSMGSCNIVARFEARPVELIVTTYQAALLLLFNEADRLSYSDIVTQLNLPDDDAVRLLHSLSCAKYKILDKEPSNRTISPSDMFQFNDKFTDKMRRIKVPLPPTDDKKKVIEDVNKDRRFSIDASIVRIMKSRKVMTHQQLVTECVEQLSRMFKPDIKIIKRRIEDLISREYLERDLETANTYRYLA